The nucleotide sequence TATTTCCGGTAGAATCAAAAGACATATTGGCTGATCTGAAGAACACTCCTTCCGAATACCCAGAAACAATCACACCTGCGTGTTTGGAATCAATAAAACAGCTACCGAATGATACGAACGAGCATACTCTGATTTGGCTGCATTTCCTCGCATTCTCAGACCAGGTTTTGCCTTCCAGAATGCGCGATGCATTGTTAAATAATACGATCGACGCCCTCGTATTTTGCACATTTATTGGAGATATTTTCCAGAAGATTAGTCCGTTTGATCGGTATGCTCGATATCCGATGATTAATGCGAATGCTCAGAATGCTGAACTTATCCATAAAGGAATGACTATGTTTGGAATTACGTGTGATAAGATGCTGGAGTGTATTACGGTTCTATTTAAAATACCCAATATGGCGACGATATATAAACCTAGTTCGACGCGTTCGAAAAAGTACACGATTACTACCAAAGCATTTGAATACCTATCTGTCGaatcttgaataaattttttgcacTTTGTTCTTAGGTCATTTTCTAACAAGTACACTGAAAATCTGGACCCAATTTCAcctttgaaattcttcaaacagGCTCGAAAAAtggtttcattgaaatgtttaaatttcttgcaaaattttaacccattttgagaGGTCACGTgatatttaattcaaaaataatgacccaACTTTcgagtggaaatttttcaaaaatattcaaaaaaagttttgattataaatttttgatttttttcccaaaattttgacccattttggcctgttttggggaaaattgcCTGAGAATTCAGAGTAGGTATCTTTAgtttttatcataaaaaagCCTATGGGAAATTTTTCCTGCTCAACTTTCAAGCATGTGCACGAAAAACGTCATATTTTCTAACCGCAATTTTTCTCCTCCACGTTGCTTAATAAATATTTCatagtttattttaatttttctctctaTATTGATTATCACATTTTCTTGTGGAAAGCAGCCGCGAGGTCCAAAAGTTTCCTGAAGTTTGCATCTTTCATACTTACCGTACCCTATACTTTTTGAGAAGAACTTGGGTTTAAAAAAATGCGTAATGTGTTTTATAAAACTTTAGCGAGTTTTTACCAAATGGATTGCAAATTTGTCCATCTGTAGTAGTAGTAGTATGAGTATGAAAGGAGTAactgagtgaaaaaaatgacgcaCGATGTTAAATAACTTTACCTCTTTTTATTCTTACGCGAGGTCAACAAACCTCGCTGTACGATACGCGGTGATACTCTaacgtagattttttttccaaagtgtcACGCTTGGCTGGTGGAAAGTTTTTTTCGTCGAGATGAGACGAGGAGGAGAGGtggtaaaaatattaaattatacGAATACGCGAATTTAGAAAAGCTCTAATTCTCGTCGTCGTTTTCTCGTTGTTGGTTGCTATGTAAGTATGTTGtgtggcaattttgaaaacgttagTCTTttgaatttaatcatttttagatGGTTTGGAATATTCTttaagggagggggggggggggaggttagTATGGGACAGTGGTTAAAATAATATGTTCAAATTAGCTCAGAgaatgaaacttcaaaaataatttgtaaGTTCTATGAATTAGGTGCTCTTGTTGATAGTTGAACCTGCGTTTTTCAGAATAGGGGAAGGGGAGGTTACCTCGtaattttcacttatttctGACTCTTAATTGCCAAAATTCAAAGGTTGAGTATTTCATCTATCTCGGAACGAATCTTTTTACAGTGTTTTTGCGAGAGAAAAAATGGTGAATTCTAAATCAGTAAtttattgaacttttgaatgttcttatcaaaatgggttgaattcgaaaatttcgacaaaaatgtcttcaaaatatttttgtagttCAAACCTAAAAATTatgtcataatttttcaaatttttgataaacaagTCGTGCGATCTGTATCGaaatgaattttgcaaaaaaaattcaagtttctgAACAAGAATTTTTCGGtctaaaaattcttgaagagtGCTTAAGCCATAaaagtttttatggaaattccgATTTCGAGTTAGGTTTAACTGTTGTGGAACTATTCAAAAGTGAGCTTGCTCACCCca is from Planococcus citri chromosome 1, ihPlaCitr1.1, whole genome shotgun sequence and encodes:
- the LOC135837375 gene encoding uncharacterized protein LOC135837375 isoform X1, with protein sequence MESHVAVFWFFVICNVMSCLTLPKSDHEDNVKWLHSVLGRIGYFVNPDYPTNWMVACSVLATKHKSLEQRIQSLEKQLQGREKELEDSEKRHQDSEKRHQDSEKRHQDCEEQHQGREKDLEKNLQKSREQCLMYEVVFIIRNDLLVFMEDIFRAQHIFPVESKDILADLKNTPSEYPETITPACLESIKQLPNDTNEHTLIWLHFLAFSDQVLPSRMRDALLNNTIDALVFCTFIGDIFQKISPFDRYARYPMINANAQNAELIHKGMTMFGITCDKMLECITVLFKIPNMATIYKPSSTRSKKYTITTKAFEYLSVES